The Euzebyales bacterium genome window below encodes:
- a CDS encoding VOC family protein: MTPQRVTLITLGVADLARARAFYAALGWREHDQSQDEVAFFQMHGAVLGLFSLEALAEDQGRPRAALGTGAVALAQNFSTTAEVDAAYEAALAAGGTRLKDPEEVLWGGYSGYWADPDGHVWEVAMNPFWPLGDDGSLTLPDTGGD, translated from the coding sequence ATGACCCCGCAACGTGTCACCCTGATCACCCTCGGCGTCGCCGACCTCGCCCGCGCACGTGCCTTCTATGCCGCTCTCGGATGGCGCGAGCACGACCAGAGCCAGGACGAGGTCGCGTTCTTCCAGATGCACGGGGCGGTGCTCGGGCTGTTCAGCCTCGAGGCGCTCGCCGAGGACCAGGGACGGCCGCGCGCGGCGCTGGGCACCGGCGCGGTCGCACTGGCTCAGAACTTCTCGACGACCGCCGAGGTCGATGCGGCCTACGAGGCCGCCCTGGCCGCTGGCGGCACCCGCCTGAAGGACCCCGAAGAAGTCCTCTGGGGCGGCTACTCGGGCTACTGGGCCGATCCCGACGGACACGTGTGGGAGGTGGCCATGAACCCGTTCTGGCCGCTCGGCGACGATGGCAGCCTCACCCTGCCCGACACCGGCGGCGACTGA
- a CDS encoding VOC family protein has translation MSVGYQIVVDCHDPHRLAAFWAAAMDLEVEDHDAQVRHVLDQGHLPADSDAYVEHEGRLRWRAFAACSGDGGRTRLLFQVVDDPTEGKNRVHLDLRAGDDRRDAEVARLEQLGATRLWEGQQGPLRWVTMADPEGNEFCVG, from the coding sequence ATGAGCGTCGGGTATCAGATCGTCGTCGACTGCCACGACCCGCATCGGCTGGCCGCGTTCTGGGCCGCCGCCATGGACCTGGAGGTGGAGGATCACGACGCCCAGGTCCGGCACGTGCTCGACCAGGGCCACCTGCCGGCCGACAGCGATGCGTACGTCGAGCACGAGGGCCGCCTGCGGTGGCGTGCGTTCGCCGCGTGCAGTGGGGACGGTGGTCGGACGCGGCTGCTGTTCCAGGTCGTCGACGACCCCACGGAGGGCAAGAACCGCGTGCACCTGGATCTGCGTGCCGGCGATGACCGCAGGGACGCGGAGGTGGCGCGGCTCGAGCAGCTCGGCGCGACCCGGCTGTGGGAGGGACAGCAGGGACCGCTGCGTTGGGTGACGATGGCCGACCCGGAGGGCAACGAGTTCTGCGTCGGCTGA
- a CDS encoding MTH938/NDUFAF3 family protein has protein sequence MAAAPPTITGHAWGRVTVDGRTYKDVMLMPGRARAWDWNRTGTSHGDGVQPADVTVLLDHGARHVVLSQGRHGRLQIHADTLTLLADRGVTYDVLMTDDAVERYEQLRAAGEAVGALLHTTC, from the coding sequence ATGGCTGCGGCACCGCCGACGATCACCGGCCACGCCTGGGGGCGCGTCACTGTCGACGGTCGGACCTACAAGGACGTCATGCTCATGCCCGGCCGCGCCCGCGCGTGGGACTGGAACCGGACCGGCACGTCGCACGGCGACGGTGTGCAGCCCGCCGACGTGACCGTGCTGCTCGACCACGGCGCGCGGCACGTCGTGCTGTCGCAGGGTCGGCACGGCCGTCTCCAGATCCACGCCGACACGCTCACGCTGCTCGCCGACCGCGGCGTCACCTACGACGTGCTGATGACCGACGACGCGGTCGAACGCTACGAACAGCTGCGGGCGGCCGGCGAGGCGGTCGGTGCGCTGCTGCACACCACCTGCTGA